The sequence GAGACACTGTCTGGTCAATTACCACACCTGTGCTTTTGAATATGCCCACACATAAATTACTATACTAGCTGTATAGTAATTTACTCTACTAGATGTATATACTGACACTGCAGAGGCATTAATGGGTAGGTTGAGGCTTGAGACATACTTTTGTCATGTTCCTAGGTAACAGTGGTGTAAACTCTTGTTGCTAAGACATGACAAGTCACTCCCATCTGACACGCACTAGACTTGGTAGAAAACTAGATAAGGGTGAGAAGAGGTGGGGCCAAGCTTGCGGCTCCACCAGTTCTGACGAGACTAGGCTAGGTAGGGACAGTGACGTAAGAGTGACTGCATGAGTGTATGAGCAAGTACATTATGTCTGTATGAGTCTTAAATGGCGATGTTGTGACATACTCTCTTCAGTAATAGGGTGGTTATGGTCAACTAATGTTCCTGAATTGAAACTGCAAGCCTGGAGAGGGTGTGTTATGAGATTCCCCTAAAAATTATACATTGACTAATGTAATGTTGGGAATGTTCTGGGGTTTTTCTGGTATTTCTGTTCTCCTGATTTCTTCCTCCTCTAGATTCCTCCGTCCTCTAGAACATTTGTTTTCCATCTGTTTAGTTTTAAATAGCTCTATTGTACGTTTGTATGCTAGCTATGAACTGGTTTTAGTTTATATAAtagtaaaatacaataaaactacTTTAATGGGTTCTACAGTTTGTCTGCAATGTACCTACATGAATGTATGTTTGTGATTAGtaataatgtctctctctctgtgtgtgtgtgtgtgtgtgtgtgtgtgtatctgtctagGTGAGCCCTTTACCTCTCGCTCTCGTCCCAGCTGGCCTCTGGGATTGTGGGGAGTTCGGGGACGCTGTAGTAGCTGCTGTGGAGGTTCTGGGCAGTCCGACGGGAAACAATCCACACCAGCTTCCTGTGGTCTGGTTTGGCACATTCTGGGGAGGCATACTGTGCGAGGCACTGACCCACCAGCCCTCTCCAACGCTGGAGCTCTGGCTCAGATATCTGCGCATGCACAGGAATCAAAAGAAGAGTACTTGGTTACATAACATTCAGGGGCAGGAAAGTTACTGATAACCTACACTGACTCCCTCACTCGCTCTCCCCCCTCTTAGGGGGTAAACGGATAGTCCAGACCGCTATGGGTGGCTCCTGTGACGTTACAGAGCATGCCTGTAATACTTTATGTCTCAGAGAAAGctctgatatatatttttagtggCAGCTTGCATCACAGCTGGGGTCAAACCCAGATTCAAATGTCTGCCCtactttttttatactgtaatgacAGTCTGACAGGAAGGagtgtttttatgttgttttttttttcctcctaaacAATTAAACTAAAATCATGATCATGAGATTATTTTGTCATCTACTTAATTAAAGAGTTTTATTTGAACTGGTTTACTACTGGCTTATAAAGCAAAGGTCATTAGGATTTGTGCATTTACCCGCAAGTGTGTCTGAATGCGCCTGCCGATTTCTATCAGGTCAGCACACTGCAAGGCCTCGATCTCCTGGGTCAGGAGGGACAAAGCTAACACCGATGGctggaaaaaaggacaaaaaaagagGAAGTGTCATGGTCAAAGTTGTGAAGCCCACTTACGTTTTAAAGTCTGTCTCGTTTGCTGTGTCAATACTCACTTTTGCTTTGGAAAAAACAATACGGCAAAGGCAGGCTTTGAGCTGGGCTTCCAGCTTGTCTAGGTTCAGGATTTCTTTCCTGGAAAAGAAAACGGACCATTCTCAGTTCTCAACATTCCAGGTCAAAATTGGTCTcactaaaataaacacaatacagcATTAACACGTAAGCGTATAATTTATTTGCCAATATGGGCAGGTGTTGTATAAGAACAGTTTTGGTGGAGCAGGTGTTATATCAGCAGTGTCTACAGATAACCCTCTCCGTGCAGGCTGATGTATGACTATGAGGTGACTGTAGAGCATTATGACCCACATAGAGCCAAAAACTCAAAGTGCACTCTTAACTATCCATACTGCTGTAGCTTGTCTGCGGTATGTAAAAGAGTTTGGAAAGATCGTAGTCTTTTGCTATTGTAACTTGATAAGAAGTCCAATAGGTTTAATCATGAAGGTCACCCCAAAATAACCACAGTGTCTTACCTGAGTGAGGTATGTGACAGTGCAATTGCGTGGTACAGGTGTAAGAAGGTTAAGGCTGTGACGGCTTTGAACTGGAAGTTGAGTTTCTCGGAGATGATCTTCTCCATCCTGCTGAGGTCAGACACTGTAAACTTGCACTGGCCGATGCGGATCAGCTCGTGTGTGGAGGCAACGTTGCACTCTTCCTCCACAACTTTGGCGGCAATGTGGAGGGAGCTGATACTGATGCAAGCTAAATGTTTGGGTTGAACCTGATGGTGGAGAGAGAAATACATTTCTGTTTAAAACGACATGGCGGAGGTCTGGTTGTAGATCCCAACAGTGTTAAAAACTGAACAAatactaattttattattttaggtcaTATAATGCTTTAAAACAGTATGACTGCTGGGAAATTAATGTTAAGTAAACAATATTTTCAAATTGTATTTTAGCAGCTTTAGCTttacatttaggctatttcaactaataaaaaagaggCTAAAGGAATGAAAAACTGCATTAAATTTtagttattaataatatactAATCGTATGTGAAGAGGTCTAGTTACCTTCATCAGAGCTAGGAACCTGTCCAGCAGATTAACAGCCAGGACGAAGGTCTGAGTGCTGTAACCAAAGAAGCTGGTCAAGCTCCAGAGGTCCTCTACTTTGGCATCGCGACATTTTGCAGAGATTCCCTTCCCCTGCTGTGAAAATTGAGTGCatttgaaattaataataattaaaaaaaaacatcttcaaatTGTACTTAAGTCTTATTGTACAGTCAGTTAACATATAATACATTAGTTAAAGGTTTATTGCATTTTTAAGGATATATTCCTAAAAATGACACCAAGTCAGCTTTGTTAAACATGTAAATGGTTTCATAAATGCTTATAGATCAGAAAATCAAGTGGAAAAACATAAAATTTGTCGAGTAACTTGTCAGATATTGTGTTTACCTCAGTGGTGGACTCGATCAAACTCAGCCCCGACTCCTTCGGAAGATACTTTATCTCCTGTTCGAAGTTCGCCTTCAGTTCCTTCATGAGTTTGATGGCCTCCATGTCGAGACTTGAGCTGTATCAACAATTCAAATCCTtttggaggagaaaaaaaaataaaatcaaaaacaaGACTCGTAAATGTTCTCCGCCCTGACTGTATTCATGTAGAGGGCGGAGGGTCGGGATTCGCCCAGCCCACCTCCTCAGCTGAGACTGGGGCTCAGATTTCGCCTGTACTCGCCCTTTGTACGGGTCAAGAATACACCAAAATATTATCATAGAAACGACAGTTAAACGATAATATTCGAcacaaattgaataaaaaaacataaattacataaaatagtTCGGTTAACGTCGAGAGAGATGGTAGTTAAAGGAATCTAGGTTAGGTTAGCTCTGTGAGCTTCTCTCCCTTCAGAAAAACAGCCCGTTGACGACGGGGGAGGGGCCCAAATACTAGAGCTCAGATTTTTTTGgacaaaacacattaaaatggcCCAAAACAGCTCTGACTGAGACATAGACGTGTTGTACTGTAGCTAGctgttgtattgtgtgtgtttaattggtTTCTTAAGTATCTGTCAACAGAGGAGCTTCAGCTAACATAACCTAATCTAGCGTTAGCTAAAATAAGAGCAAAAATACCCTCTTCtgtgttttagcaaaagaaacaaGCTACATTTTAACACGGTAATGCAACAGAAATTTAAATCTCAATGTGGAAaatcattttatttgatttgtg comes from Astyanax mexicanus isolate ESR-SI-001 chromosome 17, AstMex3_surface, whole genome shotgun sequence and encodes:
- the ccng2 gene encoding cyclin-G2; protein product: MEAIKLMKELKANFEQEIKYLPKESGLSLIESTTEQGKGISAKCRDAKVEDLWSLTSFFGYSTQTFVLAVNLLDRFLALMKVQPKHLACISISSLHIAAKVVEEECNVASTHELIRIGQCKFTVSDLSRMEKIISEKLNFQFKAVTALTFLHLYHAIALSHTSLRKEILNLDKLEAQLKACLCRIVFSKAKPSVLALSLLTQEIEALQCADLIEIGRRIQTHLRISEPELQRWRGLVGQCLAQYASPECAKPDHRKLVWIVSRRTAQNLHSSYYSVPELPTIPEASWDESESEDWGEDMSSGEESLSSSLGSDAEGPYFPVHFRKFARKQQPV